A section of the Venturia canescens isolate UGA chromosome 11, ASM1945775v1, whole genome shotgun sequence genome encodes:
- the LOC122418328 gene encoding xyloside xylosyltransferase 1-like encodes METVRNVMGDFVLEEILVEKTGFETDNESRSIAEVVIQGVMPSTQKFMKVHDVHKLAKQLEYIVLAMSPHFSSKPGTYYSDALFFLSLGLHQIAPEKQKLVVMLDADTKFRSDVRDLFEEFKHFGPQALFGLAPEVTPVYRHVLCSYRNQNPKTIFGEPISLVGYPGYNSGVVLFQLEKSRKSPEWDQIISEDMVNHTTVKEI; translated from the exons ACTGGATTCGAAACCGATAACGAAAGTCGATCCATCGCTGAAGTTGTCATTCAAGGAGTTATGCCCTCAACACAAAAATTCATGAAG GTGCACGATGTACACAAATTAGCGAAACAACTGGAATACATTGTACTGGCGATGTCGCCACATTTTAGTAGTAAGCCAGGAACTTATTATTCTGATGCTTTGTTCTTTTTGTCACTGGGATTGCATCAAATTGCtccggaaaaacaaaaattagtaGTAATGCTGGACGCAGATACAAAATTCAGGAGCGACGTCAGAGATCTCTTTGAGGAATTCAAACATTTTGGTCCACAAGCGCTCTTTGGATTAGCACCGGAAGTAACACCTGTATATCGACATGTTCTTTGCTCATacagaaatcaaaatccaAAAACCATTTTTGGAGAGCCTATTTCTCTGGTTGGTTATCCAGGCTACAATAGCGGAGTGGTGCTTTTTCAATTGGAGAAATCAAGAAAGTCCCCTGAGTGGGATCAAATAATCAGTGAAGATATGGTTAATCACACGACTGTGAAAGAAATATAG